One Sphaerisporangium krabiense DNA segment encodes these proteins:
- a CDS encoding M4 family metallopeptidase — MRRRALFAAAVGLAVVTSLTSVTSATSAAAKPPPGPAARALPADPLGLATRAADQAAAARLDQLRTGVDEVWHRARITPGAGGLYFAAYERTYKGLPVVGGDAVVVVDSAGRVRETIAASGPTTGVPTTATVPAAKALATARTRLDRVDDTRSPRLVVFNPGSGALLAWEATVAGIAAGKPSIQHVYVDARTGEIAGSQDEVHAGTGTGYYNGQVTIETSGSGATYRMLDPLRPGVQCGGQDGAPYAGPDDDWGNGLGTNLETACVDVLYGVQRMYDMLRNWLGFNGFDGAGHGIPARVGLNDMNAYWNGTYASFGHNSTRQRQLTAMDVVAHEYGHAVFHFTPGNTGTSLEVPALNEGTGDIFGALTEHYAANATDPPDYVVGELDIDGGGPLEYMYNPSLTGHYSCYSSSIDWTKVHEAGGPLSHWFYLLAEGSAPGGGKPSSPLCSGAPPKLTGIGIQKAGKIFMGALQRKTSTWRYYDVRRVSMVAAVQLYGAGSPECVATRNAWAGIGVPPQSGEPQCTYVPPDFSLAPLPASGYVYPGGSVSLTIATQTVTAPPQAVALTASGLPSGMTATFTPASVTSGDSASLTIAASAATPDGNYLVAIKGTGPAATHTVAYAVVVSSTLGERTFRNDTDYPIPDNATISSPLTSTATGNALSQVQVIVTIAHPCASDLAIRLRGPDGPPYTIVTSGTAACAPFGTRAYLVPVTQQAAGTWTLEVSDDYRKDTGVLDGWKITV, encoded by the coding sequence ATGAGGCGCAGAGCCTTGTTCGCGGCGGCCGTCGGCCTGGCCGTCGTGACATCACTGACATCGGTGACCTCGGCCACGTCCGCCGCGGCGAAGCCACCACCCGGACCCGCCGCACGGGCCCTACCCGCCGACCCCCTCGGCCTGGCCACCCGGGCGGCGGACCAGGCCGCCGCCGCCCGGCTGGACCAGCTGCGCACGGGCGTGGACGAGGTCTGGCACCGCGCCAGGATCACGCCCGGCGCGGGCGGCCTCTACTTCGCCGCCTACGAGCGCACCTACAAGGGCCTGCCCGTGGTCGGCGGCGACGCGGTCGTGGTCGTGGACTCGGCCGGACGCGTCCGGGAGACCATCGCGGCCTCCGGGCCCACCACCGGCGTGCCCACCACGGCCACCGTGCCCGCGGCCAAGGCCCTGGCCACCGCCAGGACACGCCTGGACCGCGTGGACGACACCAGGTCCCCGCGCCTGGTCGTGTTCAACCCCGGTTCCGGGGCGCTATTGGCCTGGGAGGCGACGGTGGCGGGCATCGCCGCCGGCAAGCCCAGCATCCAGCACGTGTACGTGGACGCCCGCACCGGCGAGATCGCCGGCTCCCAGGACGAGGTCCACGCCGGCACCGGCACCGGCTACTACAACGGCCAGGTCACCATCGAGACGTCCGGCTCCGGCGCCACGTACCGGATGCTCGACCCCCTCCGCCCCGGCGTGCAGTGCGGCGGCCAGGACGGCGCCCCCTACGCAGGGCCCGACGACGACTGGGGCAACGGCCTCGGCACCAACCTGGAGACCGCCTGCGTGGACGTGCTGTACGGAGTGCAGCGCATGTACGACATGCTGCGCAACTGGCTCGGCTTCAACGGCTTCGACGGCGCGGGCCACGGCATCCCCGCACGGGTCGGGCTGAACGACATGAACGCCTACTGGAACGGCACCTATGCCAGCTTCGGCCACAACTCGACCAGGCAACGCCAGCTCACCGCGATGGACGTGGTGGCGCACGAGTACGGCCACGCGGTCTTCCACTTCACCCCCGGGAACACCGGCACGAGCCTGGAGGTCCCCGCCCTCAACGAGGGCACCGGCGACATCTTCGGAGCCCTGACCGAGCACTACGCCGCGAATGCCACCGACCCGCCGGACTACGTGGTGGGGGAACTCGACATTGATGGGGGCGGCCCGCTGGAGTACATGTACAACCCTTCGCTGACGGGCCACTACAGCTGCTACTCCTCCTCGATCGACTGGACCAAGGTGCACGAGGCCGGCGGTCCGCTGAGCCACTGGTTCTACCTGCTCGCCGAAGGCTCCGCCCCGGGCGGGGGCAAGCCCTCCAGCCCCCTCTGTTCCGGCGCACCCCCCAAGCTGACGGGTATCGGCATCCAGAAGGCCGGCAAGATCTTCATGGGGGCGCTGCAGCGGAAGACCTCCACCTGGCGCTACTACGACGTCCGCCGGGTCTCCATGGTCGCGGCCGTCCAGCTCTACGGCGCCGGCAGCCCCGAATGCGTCGCCACCCGGAACGCGTGGGCCGGGATCGGCGTCCCGCCCCAGTCCGGCGAGCCGCAGTGCACCTACGTACCGCCGGACTTCTCGCTGGCGCCGCTCCCGGCCTCCGGGTACGTCTACCCGGGCGGCTCGGTCAGCCTCACCATCGCCACGCAGACCGTCACGGCCCCGCCGCAGGCGGTCGCCCTGACCGCCTCCGGCCTGCCGAGCGGCATGACCGCGACGTTCACCCCCGCGTCCGTGACCTCGGGCGACTCCGCGTCGCTGACCATCGCCGCCTCCGCCGCCACGCCCGATGGCAACTACCTCGTGGCGATCAAGGGTACGGGGCCCGCCGCCACCCACACCGTGGCCTACGCCGTGGTGGTGTCGAGCACCTTAGGAGAGCGGACGTTCCGCAACGACACCGACTACCCGATCCCCGACAACGCGACGATCTCCAGCCCGCTCACCTCGACCGCCACCGGAAACGCCCTCTCGCAGGTCCAGGTGATCGTCACCATCGCCCATCCCTGCGCCTCGGACCTGGCGATCCGCCTGCGCGGCCCTGACGGTCCTCCCTACACGATCGTCACCAGCGGCACCGCCGCCTGTGCGCCGTTCGGCACCCGCGCGTACCTGGTCCCGGTCACCCAGCAGGCGGCCGGCACCTGGACCTTGGAGGTATCCGACGACTACCGCAAGGACACCGGCGTCCTGGACGGCTGGAAGATCACCGTCTGA
- a CDS encoding NUDIX domain-containing protein codes for MLKRFLARAWRGMSGSVQWRVLWVRHAKFMVGVTGVVRDGDGRVLLLKHRFWPEGRQWGLPSGYANKGETFEDTFAREVREETGLEVRVHRLRHLKSGFQLRVEVAFEAEPVGGTMRLNALEILDGGWFHPDDLPGELQPEHRALIHTGPGAGRRPDM; via the coding sequence ATGCTGAAGAGGTTCCTGGCGCGGGCTTGGCGTGGCATGTCGGGGTCGGTGCAGTGGCGGGTGCTGTGGGTCCGGCACGCGAAGTTCATGGTCGGCGTGACCGGGGTCGTGCGGGACGGGGACGGCCGGGTGCTGCTGCTCAAGCACCGGTTCTGGCCCGAGGGACGGCAGTGGGGCCTGCCCAGCGGGTACGCGAACAAGGGTGAGACCTTCGAGGACACCTTCGCCCGCGAGGTGCGCGAGGAGACCGGCCTGGAGGTGCGGGTCCACCGGCTCAGGCATCTGAAGAGCGGCTTCCAGCTGCGGGTGGAGGTGGCGTTCGAGGCCGAGCCGGTCGGCGGCACGATGCGGCTGAACGCCCTGGAGATCCTCGACGGAGGCTGGTTCCACCCCGACGACCTCCCGGGCGAGCTCCAGCCGGAGCACCGCGCCCTGATCCACACCGGCCCGGGTGCAGGACGCCGTCCAGATATGTGA
- a CDS encoding discoidin domain-containing protein, which translates to MPTHRRAAVLTAVALAATALLATNAAIHASDAAVLRSTGTQAAPAAPVDVVNLACGKPITASANSATAARATDCDATTAWQSTTVKPAWLTVDLGVAQRVTRIVVKWGAGYGTSYKFRQSANGSVWSTFQDGTGLDGGADEVAVDVYSRYLQLYLSKYAGTGGFTVNELELYGPATPTPTPSPTPTPTPTPTPTVVGRTVRVSTAAELKSALAGARPGDTIAMADGVYHDEFVITASGTPGGRITLTGSRDAIIENDLTGGGTGGCPSGHLGYGLHVNGASHWNLTGFTVRDSKKGIVMDGARNTVIDGVYVHHIQDEGVHFRKGSADGVIRNSTVTDTGLVQPGYGEGVYIGSANGNWACFGGPDGVDRSDNVQVLDNTIGPNVTAEAVDVKEGTSGGVIRGNRFDGAGQKNVNSGDSWLDVKGDGYLVESNTGVNPYTEGARVQTVYSPYGCGNVFRSNTFTLGTATGYAIFVNNQPACVSRNAPNVVHASNFSTGGRGLTNIPLTP; encoded by the coding sequence ATGCCCACGCACCGAAGGGCGGCCGTCCTCACGGCCGTCGCTCTCGCCGCCACCGCACTCCTCGCCACGAACGCCGCGATCCATGCCTCCGACGCGGCGGTCCTCCGATCCACCGGGACCCAAGCCGCCCCCGCCGCCCCGGTGGACGTCGTGAACCTGGCCTGCGGCAAGCCGATCACCGCCTCCGCCAACTCCGCCACGGCCGCCCGTGCCACCGACTGCGACGCGACCACGGCGTGGCAGTCGACGACCGTCAAGCCCGCCTGGCTCACGGTCGATCTCGGAGTCGCTCAGCGCGTCACCCGCATCGTGGTGAAGTGGGGCGCCGGGTACGGCACCTCCTACAAGTTCCGCCAGTCGGCCAACGGCTCGGTCTGGTCGACGTTCCAGGACGGCACCGGCCTCGACGGCGGCGCCGACGAGGTCGCGGTGGACGTCTACAGCCGTTACCTGCAGCTCTACCTGAGCAAGTACGCGGGGACCGGCGGCTTCACGGTCAACGAGCTGGAGCTGTACGGCCCGGCCACGCCGACGCCCACGCCCAGCCCCACCCCGACGCCCACGCCCACCCCGACCCCGACGGTCGTGGGCCGCACGGTGCGCGTCTCCACCGCGGCCGAGCTGAAGTCCGCCCTGGCCGGCGCCCGGCCCGGCGACACGATCGCGATGGCCGACGGCGTGTACCACGACGAGTTCGTGATCACGGCGTCCGGCACCCCCGGCGGCCGCATCACGCTCACCGGCTCACGTGACGCGATCATCGAGAACGACCTGACCGGCGGCGGGACCGGCGGCTGCCCGAGCGGGCACCTCGGCTACGGGCTGCACGTCAACGGGGCGAGCCACTGGAACCTGACCGGGTTCACCGTGCGCGACTCCAAGAAGGGCATCGTCATGGACGGCGCCAGGAACACGGTGATCGACGGCGTGTACGTCCACCACATCCAGGACGAGGGCGTGCACTTCCGCAAGGGCAGCGCGGACGGGGTGATCAGGAACTCCACCGTGACCGACACCGGCCTGGTGCAGCCCGGCTACGGCGAGGGCGTGTACATCGGCTCGGCCAACGGCAACTGGGCCTGCTTCGGCGGGCCGGACGGCGTCGACCGCAGCGACAACGTCCAGGTGCTGGACAACACCATCGGCCCGAACGTCACCGCCGAGGCCGTGGACGTCAAGGAGGGCACGAGCGGCGGCGTGATCCGCGGCAACCGCTTCGACGGCGCCGGGCAGAAGAACGTCAACTCCGGAGACAGCTGGCTGGACGTCAAGGGCGACGGCTACCTCGTCGAGTCCAACACCGGCGTGAACCCCTACACCGAGGGCGCGCGCGTCCAGACCGTCTACTCCCCCTACGGCTGCGGCAACGTCTTCCGCTCCAACACCTTCACCCTGGGCACGGCCACCGGTTACGCGATCTTCGTGAACAACCAGCCCGCGTGCGTGTCCAGGAACGCCCCGAACGTCGTCCACGCCTCCAACTTCTCCACCGGAGGCAGGGGCCTGACCAACATCCCCCTCACCCCCTGA
- a CDS encoding stage II sporulation protein M, which produces MDIDAFVAAHKPTWDRLEALVRHRGSLTGPEVDELVDLYQRVATHLSIVRSGSDPLLVGRLSALVARARSAVTGAHTPAWREFARFFTVSFPVVAYRGRWWWLGTSAAFLAVSAVLAVWVARNPEVQAAVAGPEQIRQLVEHDFADYYSEHPAGAFAGQVWINNAWVSMQVIAMSVLLGLPIPYILWQNAANVGVSAGLMASRDRLDVFFGLITPHGLLELTAVFLAAAAGMRLGWSVIDPGPRRRAEALAEQGRAVVSVALGLVVVLLVSGLIEALVTPSSLPTWARVGIGVVAEAAFLAYVVYFGRRALRAGESGDLERAPDVAPST; this is translated from the coding sequence GTGGACATCGATGCCTTCGTCGCCGCGCACAAGCCCACCTGGGACCGCCTGGAGGCCCTGGTGCGGCACCGGGGCTCGCTGACCGGCCCCGAGGTGGACGAGCTGGTCGACCTCTACCAGCGGGTGGCGACCCATCTGTCCATCGTCAGGTCCGGGTCCGATCCTCTGCTGGTCGGCCGCCTGTCGGCGCTGGTCGCGCGGGCGCGCTCGGCGGTGACCGGAGCGCACACCCCGGCCTGGCGGGAGTTCGCCCGGTTCTTCACCGTGTCCTTCCCGGTGGTGGCCTATCGCGGCCGCTGGTGGTGGCTGGGCACGTCCGCGGCCTTCCTGGCGGTGTCCGCCGTCCTCGCCGTGTGGGTGGCGCGCAACCCCGAGGTGCAGGCCGCCGTGGCCGGGCCCGAGCAGATCCGGCAGCTCGTCGAGCACGACTTCGCCGACTACTACTCCGAGCATCCCGCGGGCGCCTTCGCCGGGCAGGTGTGGATCAACAACGCCTGGGTGTCCATGCAGGTCATCGCCATGTCCGTGCTACTCGGCCTCCCTATTCCGTACATTCTCTGGCAGAACGCCGCGAACGTCGGCGTCTCCGCCGGGCTCATGGCCTCCCGGGACCGGCTCGACGTCTTCTTCGGCCTCATCACCCCGCACGGCCTGCTCGAACTCACCGCCGTCTTCCTCGCCGCGGCCGCCGGGATGCGGCTCGGCTGGAGCGTCATCGACCCCGGGCCGCGCAGGCGGGCCGAGGCGCTGGCCGAGCAGGGGCGGGCCGTGGTGAGCGTGGCGCTCGGCCTGGTCGTGGTGCTGCTGGTGTCGGGCCTGATCGAGGCGCTGGTGACGCCGTCCTCGCTGCCGACCTGGGCGCGCGTCGGCATCGGCGTCGTGGCGGAGGCCGCCTTCCTCGCCTACGTCGTGTACTTCGGGCGTCGCGCCCTGCGCGCGGGGGAGAGCGGCGACCTGGAACGCGCCCCCGACGTCGCGCCGTCCACCTGA
- a CDS encoding RDD family protein translates to MADVVTGEAVVVEVRVAQLPSRALALMIDMVVQFAGVFGVGLLLSMVTFIAEEALATAFGILLGALVVVGYPVVFETLTRGRSLGKLALGLRVVSDDGGPERFRQALFRGLSGLVEFWLLFGAPALICSLISERGKRLGDVFSGTIVISERGPRQAPPPQMPPALAGWAATLELSRLPEELAATARQYLSRFGELSPMVQHEMGARVVARFAAFVSPPPPPNVPPWAYLAAVLAERRRRTEARLARQIQGYSTRHGAAPAVPHGAAFPAPPTGDPVPFPPPVFAASPARTPATPGGFQPPA, encoded by the coding sequence GTGGCAGATGTCGTGACCGGCGAGGCCGTCGTCGTCGAGGTCCGGGTCGCGCAGCTTCCGAGCCGCGCACTGGCGCTCATGATCGACATGGTGGTGCAGTTCGCGGGCGTCTTCGGGGTCGGCCTGCTGCTGAGCATGGTCACGTTCATCGCCGAGGAGGCTCTGGCCACCGCGTTCGGCATCCTGCTCGGCGCGCTGGTCGTCGTGGGCTATCCGGTGGTCTTCGAGACGCTCACCCGGGGCCGCAGTCTCGGCAAGCTGGCCCTCGGGCTGCGGGTCGTCAGCGACGACGGCGGGCCGGAGCGGTTCCGCCAGGCCCTGTTCCGCGGGCTCTCCGGGCTCGTCGAGTTCTGGCTGCTGTTCGGGGCGCCCGCGCTCATCTGCTCGCTGATCTCCGAGCGCGGCAAACGGCTGGGGGACGTCTTCTCGGGCACGATCGTGATCTCCGAGCGGGGCCCGCGCCAGGCCCCTCCGCCGCAGATGCCGCCGGCGCTGGCCGGCTGGGCGGCGACGCTGGAGCTCTCCCGGCTCCCGGAGGAGCTGGCGGCCACGGCGCGCCAGTATCTGTCGCGGTTCGGCGAGCTGTCCCCGATGGTCCAGCACGAGATGGGCGCGCGGGTCGTCGCCCGGTTCGCGGCGTTCGTCTCCCCGCCCCCGCCGCCGAACGTGCCGCCGTGGGCCTACCTCGCCGCGGTCCTGGCCGAGCGGCGCCGCCGCACGGAGGCGCGGCTCGCGCGCCAGATCCAGGGGTACTCCACCCGCCACGGCGCCGCGCCCGCCGTCCCGCACGGCGCGGCGTTCCCGGCGCCGCCGACCGGAGATCCCGTTCCTTTCCCGCCGCCGGTCTTCGCCGCCTCACCTGCGCGGACGCCCGCGACGCCCGGCGGTTTCCAGCCCCCCGCGTAG
- a CDS encoding ABC transporter permease, with protein MLRRFLIRRVLLGLVVLWLVTLGTFFMFFVAPGDPARTLAGRQATPDQVEMIRRDLGLDQPILVQYGEYMGRLVRGDLGKSYFNGESVGTLVASDLPPTMSLVLGGAVLWFAAGVSLGVLSATRARSLLDRLMTFLALAGVSMPTFVIGLLMLYLLFFQLTKAGAPIFPPDSYVPFSENPAEWARHLILPWVTLATVQAATYLRLTRGSMLDVLGEDYIRTARAKGVPEPRVIVRHGLRSALTPVVSQLGVDVGTLIGGVVVTESVFGLGGVGQAVVQAFVSSDLPVIMGVVLITASAVVVANLLVDLAYALLDARVRLG; from the coding sequence ATGTTGCGGCGCTTTCTCATCCGCCGGGTGCTGCTCGGCCTGGTCGTGCTCTGGCTGGTCACGCTCGGCACGTTCTTCATGTTCTTCGTGGCTCCCGGCGACCCGGCGCGCACGCTCGCCGGCCGCCAGGCCACGCCCGACCAGGTCGAGATGATCCGGCGCGACCTCGGCCTCGACCAGCCGATCCTCGTGCAGTACGGCGAGTACATGGGCCGCCTGGTGCGCGGCGACCTCGGCAAGTCGTACTTCAACGGCGAGTCGGTGGGCACGCTGGTCGCGAGCGACCTGCCGCCCACGATGTCGCTGGTGCTCGGCGGCGCCGTCCTGTGGTTCGCTGCGGGCGTCAGCCTCGGCGTGCTGAGCGCCACCCGGGCCAGGTCGCTGCTCGACAGGCTCATGACGTTCCTGGCCCTGGCCGGGGTGTCGATGCCGACATTCGTCATCGGCCTGCTGATGCTCTACCTGCTGTTCTTCCAGCTCACCAAGGCGGGGGCGCCGATCTTCCCGCCCGACTCCTACGTCCCCTTCTCCGAGAACCCGGCCGAGTGGGCCCGCCACCTGATCCTGCCGTGGGTCACGCTCGCCACCGTGCAGGCCGCCACCTACCTGCGGCTGACCCGGGGCTCCATGCTGGACGTGCTCGGCGAGGACTACATCCGCACCGCCCGCGCCAAGGGCGTCCCGGAACCGCGGGTGATCGTCCGGCACGGCCTGCGCTCGGCGCTGACGCCGGTCGTGTCGCAGCTCGGCGTGGACGTCGGCACGCTCATCGGCGGCGTGGTGGTCACCGAGTCGGTCTTCGGCCTCGGCGGCGTGGGGCAGGCCGTCGTGCAGGCGTTCGTCAGCAGCGACCTGCCGGTCATCATGGGGGTCGTGCTGATCACGGCCTCCGCCGTGGTGGTCGCCAACCTGCTCGTGGACCTGGCGTACGCGCTGCTGGACGCGCGGGTGCGGCTCGGCTGA
- a CDS encoding ABC transporter permease, which translates to MTLTEMRPDSVPGRTIAGRSPWALAWARIRTDRVALTSAIVVVVLLLLAAAAPLIAQWTGHAPDDQFRDIGITDQGLPVPPNGTFWFGTDRLGRDLFIRVLYGARVSLVVGVLSTLMAAALGVAVGLLAGFYGGVVDTLLSRLMDVVLSFPYLIFAIAVVSIAGPSLTATVGVIAFYSWAAIARIVRGQTLSIKEREYIEAARSLGASDTRIMFVDILPNLLAPVIVLVTLLVPAAIVFESTLSYLGLGITPPTPSWGNLLSEAQGFYRVAWWYLTFPAGALLLTTLAFNLLGDGIRDAIDPRTERLFSRRRGIVRKKAGRRAARVTTTEG; encoded by the coding sequence GTGACGCTCACCGAGATGCGGCCGGATTCGGTGCCGGGCAGGACCATCGCGGGACGCAGCCCGTGGGCGCTGGCCTGGGCCCGTATCCGCACCGACCGGGTCGCGCTGACCTCGGCGATCGTGGTCGTGGTCCTGCTGCTGCTCGCCGCGGCGGCGCCGCTCATCGCGCAGTGGACCGGCCACGCCCCCGACGACCAGTTCCGCGACATCGGCATCACCGACCAGGGCCTGCCCGTGCCGCCGAACGGCACCTTCTGGTTCGGCACCGACCGCCTCGGCCGCGACCTGTTCATCCGCGTCCTGTACGGCGCCCGGGTCTCGCTGGTGGTCGGCGTGCTGTCCACGCTGATGGCGGCGGCGCTCGGCGTCGCGGTGGGCCTGCTCGCCGGGTTCTACGGCGGCGTGGTGGACACGCTGCTGTCGCGGCTCATGGACGTCGTGCTGTCCTTCCCGTACCTGATCTTCGCGATCGCGGTCGTCTCGATCGCCGGGCCGTCGCTGACGGCGACGGTCGGGGTGATCGCCTTCTACTCCTGGGCGGCGATCGCCAGGATCGTCCGGGGACAGACCCTGTCGATCAAGGAGCGGGAGTACATCGAGGCCGCGCGGTCGCTCGGCGCGAGCGACACGCGGATCATGTTCGTCGACATCCTGCCGAACCTGCTGGCCCCGGTGATCGTGCTGGTGACGCTCCTGGTCCCGGCCGCCATCGTCTTCGAGTCCACGCTGTCCTACCTCGGGCTCGGCATCACCCCGCCCACGCCCTCGTGGGGCAACCTGCTCAGCGAGGCGCAGGGCTTCTACCGCGTCGCCTGGTGGTACCTGACCTTCCCCGCGGGCGCCCTGCTGCTCACCACGCTGGCGTTCAACCTGCTCGGGGACGGCATCCGCGACGCGATCGACCCCAGGACCGAGCGGCTGTTCAGCAGGCGCCGCGGCATCGTCCGCAAGAAGGCCGGGCGCCGGGCCGCCCGCGTCACCACCACGGAGGGCTGA
- a CDS encoding ABC transporter ATP-binding protein, whose product MNVPEPTTPADGPANLLEVHDLVKHFPINEGAVLRRTVGQVHAVDGVGLTLAPGETLGLVGETGCGKSTLARCVAGLHPVTSGRVVFDGRDITNLSRKEMRAVRKDIQVIFQDPYGSLNPRRRVGSIIADPLVIHGVGTPRERRRAVGELMERVGLNPEHYNRFPAEFSGGQRQRIGVARALALRPRLIICDEPVSALDVSIQAQILNLLKDLQDDFGLTYLFIAHDLSVVRHVSDRIAVMYLGRVVELAGADELYEAPRHPYAGALLSATAVADPDIADRRARVVLTGDVPSPINPPAGCRFHPRCPRAQEVCATTQPPLEGGAHLTACHFPLEGPASAPGPGPRGDEGEAR is encoded by the coding sequence GTGAACGTCCCTGAACCCACCACCCCGGCGGACGGGCCGGCGAACCTTCTCGAAGTACACGACCTGGTCAAGCACTTCCCGATCAACGAGGGCGCGGTGCTCCGCCGCACCGTGGGCCAGGTGCACGCCGTGGACGGGGTCGGCCTGACACTGGCGCCCGGCGAGACGCTGGGCCTGGTCGGGGAGACCGGCTGCGGCAAGTCGACGCTGGCCCGCTGCGTCGCCGGCCTGCACCCGGTGACGTCCGGCAGGGTCGTCTTCGACGGCAGGGACATCACCAACCTCTCCCGCAAGGAGATGCGGGCGGTCCGCAAGGACATCCAGGTGATCTTCCAGGACCCGTACGGCTCGCTGAACCCGCGCAGACGCGTCGGCTCGATCATCGCCGACCCTCTGGTCATCCACGGCGTCGGCACCCCGCGCGAGCGGCGGCGCGCCGTCGGCGAGCTGATGGAGCGGGTCGGGCTCAACCCCGAGCACTACAACCGCTTCCCCGCCGAGTTCTCCGGAGGGCAGCGCCAGCGCATCGGCGTCGCCCGCGCCCTGGCCCTGCGCCCCCGGCTGATCATCTGCGACGAGCCGGTGTCCGCGCTCGACGTGTCGATCCAGGCGCAGATCCTCAACCTGCTGAAGGACCTGCAGGACGACTTCGGCCTGACCTACCTGTTCATCGCGCACGACCTGTCGGTGGTCCGGCACGTCAGCGACAGGATCGCGGTCATGTACCTCGGCAGGGTCGTGGAGCTGGCCGGGGCCGACGAGCTGTACGAGGCCCCGCGCCACCCGTACGCCGGCGCGCTGCTGTCGGCGACGGCCGTGGCCGACCCCGACATCGCCGACCGCCGCGCCCGCGTCGTGCTCACCGGCGACGTGCCCTCGCCGATCAACCCCCCGGCCGGCTGCCGCTTCCACCCGCGCTGCCCGCGGGCCCAGGAGGTGTGCGCGACCACGCAACCCCCGCTGGAGGGCGGCGCGCACCTCACCGCCTGCCATTTCCCGCTCGAAGGACCCGCCTCCGCGCCCGGCCCCGGCCCGCGCGGCGACGAAGGGGAGGCCCGGTGA
- a CDS encoding ABC transporter ATP-binding protein, which translates to MSLLEVKDLTVGFPTADGLVQAVRGLSFSVDPGRTLAIVGESGSGKTVSTQAILGLLPEADISGSVLFEGVDLLALDEERLRRIRGAEISVIFQDPLTSLHPLYKIGWQIGELIHVHDASVSRAQARRRAIELLGLVGIPKPERRVDDYPHQFSGGMRQRAMIAMALALNPKLVVADEPTTALDATVQAQILELISRLQREFDIALVLITHDLGVVAGVADEVMVMYAGLPVERADRRTLYYRPHHPYTKGLLESIPGSTGAREGRLRPIPGQPPSMIAVPAGCAFHPRCRYAMPVCAAERPPLARVTGDGDHASACWLPHQAIGHDQEAEAARLRAAEASPSERP; encoded by the coding sequence ATGAGCCTTCTAGAGGTGAAAGATCTCACGGTCGGGTTCCCGACCGCGGACGGCCTGGTGCAGGCCGTCCGCGGGCTGTCGTTCAGCGTCGACCCCGGAAGGACGCTGGCGATCGTCGGGGAGTCCGGCAGCGGCAAGACGGTGAGCACGCAGGCGATCCTCGGCCTGCTGCCGGAGGCCGACATCTCGGGCAGCGTGCTGTTCGAGGGCGTGGATCTGCTGGCGCTCGACGAGGAGCGGCTGCGGCGGATCCGCGGCGCCGAGATCAGCGTGATCTTCCAGGATCCGCTGACCAGCCTCCACCCGCTCTACAAGATCGGCTGGCAGATCGGCGAGCTGATCCACGTCCACGACGCGAGCGTCAGCCGCGCCCAGGCCCGCCGCCGCGCGATCGAGCTGCTCGGGCTCGTCGGCATCCCCAAGCCGGAGCGCCGGGTGGACGACTACCCGCACCAGTTCTCCGGCGGCATGCGCCAGCGCGCCATGATCGCGATGGCGCTCGCGCTCAACCCCAAGCTCGTCGTCGCCGACGAGCCCACCACCGCCCTGGACGCGACCGTCCAGGCGCAGATCCTGGAACTGATCAGCCGGCTCCAGCGCGAGTTCGACATCGCCCTGGTGCTGATCACCCACGACCTCGGCGTGGTCGCGGGCGTCGCCGACGAGGTGATGGTCATGTACGCCGGGCTCCCGGTGGAGCGCGCCGACCGCCGCACGCTCTACTACCGGCCGCACCACCCCTACACCAAGGGCCTGCTGGAGTCGATCCCCGGCAGCACGGGCGCCCGCGAGGGCAGGCTCAGGCCGATCCCCGGGCAGCCGCCGAGCATGATCGCGGTCCCGGCCGGGTGCGCGTTCCACCCCCGCTGCCGGTACGCGATGCCGGTCTGCGCGGCCGAGCGGCCGCCCCTCGCCCGGGTCACCGGCGACGGCGACCACGCCTCGGCGTGCTGGCTGCCCCACCAGGCCATCGGCCACGACCAGGAGGCCGAGGCGGCACGGCTGCGCGCGGCGGAGGCGAGTCCCAGTGAACGTCCCTGA